One genomic window of Streptomyces sp. NBC_01498 includes the following:
- the pheA gene encoding prephenate dehydratase — protein sequence MSATRYTYLGPEGTFTEAALRTLPEAATRELIPMVSVPAALDAVRHGDAAAALVPIENSVEGGVTATVDELASGEPLMIYREVVLPIAFALLVRPGTSLSDIKTVTGHPVAQPQVRNWLRANLPNALWESAASNADGARLVQEGRFDGAFAGEFAAATYGLEALVTDIHDAENAETRFVLVGRPARPSAPTGADKTSVVVWLGEDQPGALLELLTEFAVRGVNLMLIQSRPTGAGIGNYCFAVDAEGHIADRRVGEALMGLKRISPKVRFLGSYPRAGVASGDVRGPRPGTSDAAFMDAADWLARSQDGRI from the coding sequence ATGTCGGCCACGCGCTATACGTACCTCGGCCCCGAGGGCACCTTCACCGAAGCCGCCCTCCGCACCCTTCCGGAAGCCGCCACCCGGGAACTGATCCCGATGGTCTCGGTCCCCGCGGCTCTCGACGCCGTACGGCACGGGGACGCCGCCGCGGCCCTCGTACCGATCGAGAACTCGGTTGAGGGCGGTGTCACCGCGACCGTCGACGAACTCGCCTCGGGCGAGCCGCTGATGATCTACCGCGAGGTGGTGCTGCCGATCGCCTTCGCGCTTCTCGTGAGGCCCGGCACGTCGCTGTCGGACATCAAGACGGTCACCGGGCACCCGGTGGCGCAGCCGCAGGTGCGCAACTGGCTGCGGGCGAACCTCCCGAACGCGCTGTGGGAGTCGGCCGCCTCGAACGCGGACGGCGCGCGTCTGGTCCAGGAAGGCCGGTTCGACGGCGCGTTCGCGGGTGAGTTCGCGGCGGCGACGTACGGGCTCGAAGCCCTGGTGACCGACATCCACGACGCCGAGAACGCGGAGACGCGCTTCGTCCTGGTTGGCAGGCCCGCGCGGCCGTCGGCGCCCACCGGCGCGGACAAGACATCGGTGGTGGTCTGGCTCGGGGAGGACCAGCCGGGCGCGCTGCTCGAACTGCTGACGGAGTTCGCCGTGCGCGGGGTCAACCTGATGCTCATCCAGTCGCGGCCGACCGGCGCGGGCATCGGTAACTACTGCTTCGCCGTGGACGCCGAGGGGCACATCGCGGACCGGCGCGTGGGTGAGGCGCTGATGGGGCTGAAGCGGATCAGTCCGAAGGTGCGGTTCCTGGGGTCGTACCCGAGGGCGGGTGTGGCGTCGGGGGACGTACGGGGGCCGCGCCCGGGGACGTCGGACGCGGCGTTCATGGACGCCGCCGACTGGCTGGCCCGCAGCCAGGACGGCCGGATCTGA
- the efeB gene encoding iron uptake transporter deferrochelatase/peroxidase subunit, with protein sequence MSDRETSRGREANGTRATVSPADPADAAPALSRRRLIGTAGAAGAAGLVAGAVGGGAAYAATRPAAPTALTAVGAATVAFLGAHQAGITSPMQARGHLVALDLVPGAGRREAAALLRRWSETARRLMAGEPAGERDTGVALDAGPSALTVTFGFGRTFFDRTKLADRRPSALDPLPAFSSDRLDARRGEGDLWVQIGADDALVAFHALRALLKEAGDAAHVRWQMNGFNRSPGATARPMTARNLMGQVDGTNNPGPEEPDFERRIFVPASPPAGTPDWMAGGSYAVVRRIRMLLDDWEALSADRQEAVIGRRKSDGAPLTGGTETTAPDLDRAGPDGRLVIADNAHARISAPEQNGGAAMLRRPFSFHDGIAPDGTPDAGLLFICWQADPLKGFVPVQRKLDRGDALSPFVRHEASGLYAVPGGPREGEYVGQRLLES encoded by the coding sequence GTGAGCGACCGCGAGACTTCCCGTGGCCGTGAGGCGAACGGCACGCGCGCGACGGTCTCCCCGGCGGACCCCGCCGACGCGGCTCCCGCGCTCTCCCGGCGGCGGCTGATCGGAACGGCCGGCGCGGCAGGCGCGGCAGGTCTTGTCGCCGGAGCCGTCGGCGGGGGCGCCGCGTACGCCGCCACCCGCCCCGCCGCGCCGACCGCGCTCACCGCCGTCGGCGCGGCCACCGTCGCCTTCCTCGGCGCCCATCAGGCCGGCATCACCTCCCCGATGCAGGCCCGGGGCCATCTGGTGGCCCTCGACCTCGTGCCGGGCGCGGGACGCCGGGAGGCCGCCGCCCTGCTGCGCCGCTGGTCGGAGACCGCGCGGCGGCTCATGGCGGGCGAACCGGCCGGGGAGCGCGACACGGGCGTCGCGCTGGACGCGGGGCCCTCGGCGCTGACCGTCACCTTCGGTTTCGGCCGTACCTTCTTCGACCGTACGAAGCTGGCCGACCGCCGCCCGTCGGCGCTCGACCCGTTGCCGGCCTTCTCGTCGGACCGGCTCGACGCACGCCGCGGCGAAGGCGATCTGTGGGTGCAGATCGGTGCCGACGACGCCCTCGTCGCCTTCCACGCGCTGCGCGCCCTTCTTAAAGAGGCGGGCGACGCGGCGCACGTGCGGTGGCAGATGAACGGCTTCAACCGTTCGCCCGGCGCCACCGCCCGTCCCATGACGGCCCGCAATCTGATGGGCCAGGTCGACGGCACCAACAACCCCGGGCCGGAGGAGCCCGACTTCGAGCGGCGGATCTTCGTCCCGGCATCGCCGCCGGCCGGAACACCCGACTGGATGGCGGGCGGTTCGTACGCCGTCGTCCGCCGGATCCGGATGCTGCTCGACGACTGGGAGGCCCTGTCGGCCGACCGCCAGGAGGCGGTCATCGGCCGTCGCAAGTCCGACGGCGCCCCGCTCACCGGCGGCACCGAGACCACCGCCCCGGATCTCGACAGGGCCGGTCCGGACGGCAGGCTCGTCATCGCGGACAACGCGCACGCCCGGATCTCGGCGCCGGAGCAGAACGGCGGGGCGGCGATGCTGCGCCGCCCGTTCTCCTTCCACGACGGGATCGCCCCGGACGGCACCCCCGACGCGGGCCTGCTGTTCATCTGCTGGCAGGCCGATCCGCTGAAGGGCTTCGTACCCGTGCAGCGCAAGCTCGACCGGGGCGACGCGCTGTCGCCGTTCGTCCGGCACGAGGCGAGCGGGCTGTACGCGGTGCCGGGCGGGCCGCGCGAGGGCGAGTACGTGGGCCAGCGGCTGCTGGAGTCCTGA